From a single Wolbachia endosymbiont of Oedothorax gibbosus genomic region:
- a CDS encoding Rpn family recombination-promoting nuclease/putative transposase: MALSKFLNVRNDYAFKKIFGTERNKDILIHFLNDILDLTDDNQIKDVSFLSPIQDPVIASQKQSIVDVLCVDSTGIKTIIEMQVAKTRGFEKRAQYYAAKAYSSQADVGDQYHDLKGVIFIAIADFILFPNKLAYKSDHVTFDKMTFEHDLKDFSFTFIELPKFNKTKEDQLENIVEKWIYFFKHADETSEEDLKKIIGSDVIIGRAYDELNQYNWSKEERLAYDQAKKRTDDYLSTLEEKLHEGILIGHEKGREEGIQIGEEKGEKQAKIAVARNLLKAGVSVHLIAESTGLSLDEIKELNNHILS, encoded by the coding sequence ATGGCTCTCTCTAAATTTCTCAATGTGCGAAATGATTATGCATTTAAGAAAATATTTGGTACTGAGAGGAATAAAGACATTCTTATTCACTTCCTTAATGATATATTAGATCTTACTGATGACAACCAGATTAAAGATGTCTCCTTTCTCAGTCCCATTCAAGACCCTGTCATTGCTTCTCAAAAGCAAAGCATTGTTGATGTTCTCTGTGTTGATTCTACAGGGATAAAAACCATCATTGAGATGCAAGTTGCTAAAACAAGAGGCTTTGAAAAACGTGCCCAATACTACGCTGCCAAAGCTTATTCAAGTCAAGCTGATGTAGGTGACCAGTATCATGATCTTAAAGGGGTTATCTTTATTGCTATTGCTGATTTTATCCTATTTCCTAATAAGCTGGCTTATAAGTCTGATCACGTTACTTTTGATAAAATGACCTTTGAACATGATCTCAAAGACTTTAGTTTCACTTTTATAGAGCTACCAAAGTTTAATAAGACAAAAGAAGATCAATTAGAAAATATTGTTGAAAAATGGATCTATTTTTTTAAGCACGCAGATGAAACGAGCGAAGAGGATCTAAAAAAAATAATAGGTAGTGATGTAATTATTGGTAGGGCTTATGATGAGTTAAACCAATATAATTGGAGTAAAGAAGAACGTCTCGCTTATGATCAAGCTAAGAAACGTACCGATGATTATTTATCTACCCTTGAAGAAAAACTTCATGAAGGCATCCTTATCGGACATGAAAAAGGCAGAGAAGAAGGTATTCAAATTGGTGAAGAAAAGGGCGAAAAACAGGCTAAAATAGCAGTGGCTAGAAACCTACTTAAAGCTGGCGTATCTGTCCACTTAATAGCTGAATCCACCGGCCTTTCCCTCGATGAAATTAAGGAGCTAAATAACCATATTTTATCTTAA
- a CDS encoding group II intron reverse transcriptase/maturase — MQDQKNEAEQIKNEIARFLNEELKLMLNEDKTLITHACDSKANFLGYEIHVLHADDKHDHRTQRCINGSVGLRVPHHIKQKKCSEYMRCGKPIHLPQRTIDTAYSIVAQYQTEYRGIVQYYKMAYNLHTLSYLKYVMEVSLVKTLASKYKTTCRKIYRKFGAMIENDEGEKRKVIQIRVDRLPSKIPLITHFGAVSLKWNKWVSISDNLIPIWNKRSEIEQRLLAQTCELCKSQEQIEVHHVRKLADLRSKSNVELPEWKKRMIERQRKTLVVCHECHKKIQYGKYDGDSLKR; from the coding sequence TTGCAGGACCAAAAAAATGAAGCTGAACAAATTAAAAATGAGATTGCTAGATTCCTCAATGAGGAGCTCAAACTTATGCTTAATGAAGATAAAACGCTTATTACACACGCATGTGATAGCAAAGCCAATTTTTTGGGTTATGAAATACACGTCTTGCATGCAGATGATAAACATGATCATCGGACACAGCGGTGTATTAACGGTAGTGTTGGCTTACGTGTACCACACCATATAAAGCAGAAAAAGTGTTCTGAATATATGCGTTGTGGAAAGCCTATACATTTACCTCAACGTACAATTGATACAGCTTACAGTATTGTTGCTCAGTATCAAACTGAATATCGAGGAATTGTACAATACTACAAAATGGCCTACAACCTTCACACACTAAGTTATCTGAAGTATGTGATGGAAGTATCATTAGTAAAGACTTTAGCATCTAAATACAAAACAACTTGCAGGAAAATTTATAGAAAATTTGGTGCGATGATTGAAAACGATGAAGGTGAAAAACGAAAAGTCATCCAAATCAGAGTAGATCGTTTACCATCAAAGATACCATTAATTACACACTTTGGTGCTGTGTCGCTAAAATGGAATAAATGGGTAAGCATAAGTGATAACCTTATACCAATATGGAATAAGCGTAGTGAAATAGAGCAAAGACTATTGGCACAAACTTGTGAATTATGTAAATCACAAGAGCAGATTGAGGTACACCATGTACGTAAACTTGCTGATCTACGAAGTAAGAGTAATGTTGAACTACCTGAATGGAAGAAAAGAATGATTGAACGACAGAGAAAAACTCTTGTTGTTTGTCATGAATGCCATAAGAAAATCCAATATGGGAAATATGATGGTGATTCCTTAAAACGTTAG
- a CDS encoding reverse transcriptase/maturase family protein, with amino-acid sequence MRKAETILNIIRERGQRNLPVKNVYRLLYQRDLYLQAYGKLCRNKGAMTEGVTAETVNGMSLEKIDKIIEDLRYERYRWIPVKRIYILKKSGKRRPLGLPTWSNKLLQEVIRLILEAYYESKFSECSHGFRPKRGCHTALKAVTQKGRGTKWFIEGDLRACYDSIDHTILLKILSESFQDNRFIQLINRLLKAGYMENWKYNKSHSGVPQGSIIGPILSNILLDRLDKHVEHTLIPANNRGKRRRTNPKYLRLTKQVSMMRKQGNWEQVRQLRQLVQSMPSKDSCDQNYRRLWYVRYADDVLVGFAGPKK; translated from the coding sequence ATGCGGAAAGCTGAAACAATACTTAACATTATACGTGAACGCGGACAAAGAAATCTGCCGGTTAAAAACGTATATCGCCTACTTTATCAGCGTGATCTTTACCTTCAAGCGTATGGTAAACTTTGTCGTAATAAAGGTGCTATGACAGAAGGTGTAACTGCTGAAACAGTTAATGGTATGTCTTTGGAGAAAATTGATAAAATCATAGAGGATTTACGCTATGAACGATATCGATGGATACCAGTAAAACGTATCTACATTTTAAAGAAGAGCGGTAAACGAAGGCCGTTAGGATTGCCAACATGGTCAAACAAGTTACTTCAAGAAGTAATCCGATTAATATTGGAAGCCTATTATGAGTCTAAATTTAGTGAGTGTTCACATGGATTCCGGCCAAAGCGTGGATGCCATACTGCATTAAAAGCAGTAACGCAAAAAGGCAGAGGTACAAAATGGTTTATAGAAGGGGATCTCAGAGCATGTTATGACTCAATTGATCATACCATATTGTTAAAAATACTGAGTGAAAGCTTTCAAGACAACCGTTTTATCCAACTAATCAATCGACTGCTAAAAGCAGGATATATGGAAAATTGGAAGTACAATAAGAGTCACAGTGGAGTACCACAGGGCTCTATTATTGGTCCAATTCTGAGTAACATATTACTCGATCGGTTAGATAAACATGTGGAACATACATTAATACCAGCAAATAACCGAGGTAAGCGAAGAAGGACAAACCCAAAATATTTAAGGTTAACCAAGCAAGTATCGATGATGAGAAAACAAGGGAATTGGGAGCAAGTAAGGCAACTGCGCCAATTAGTGCAGAGTATGCCATCTAAGGACTCTTGTGATCAAAATTATCGACGTCTTTGGTATGTTAGGTATGCTGATGATGTTCTGGTAGGGTTTGCAGGACCAAAAAAATGA
- the ltrA gene encoding group II intron reverse transcriptase/maturase → MNKTKSFDIPKQLIWKAYKQVSKNRGAAGVDEVSITKFEENLKDNLYKLWNRMSSGSYFPEPVKAVAIPKDTGGQRTLCVPSVFDRIGQTAATMYLEPLVEQEFHEDSYGYRPNKSALDAVSTACKRCWRSDWTIDLDISGFFDNLDHVLALQTIKKHTDCKWVILYVERWMKAPIQLADGSKVVRNKGVPQGGSVSPIISNIFMHHAFDMWMRQNYPTIPFERYVDDAMVHCKTQRQAKFIKDKIEERLAEFKLKLHPEKTQIVYCKDDNRRDEFPIQSFDFLGYTFRPRLAKNNKIGNYFVSFLPAISNKAKKKINQTIRSWKIRRQTYTTLEKISKKINPIVRGWYQYYGRFYKSEMYPSLRNVEWHLVGWVRAKYKKLRNHGRLAKQFLAKVRKRSPNIFYHWTLGLGSKG, encoded by the coding sequence ATGAATAAAACAAAATCTTTTGACATACCAAAGCAACTGATTTGGAAAGCTTATAAACAAGTATCCAAAAACAGAGGTGCGGCAGGTGTAGATGAGGTCTCGATAACAAAGTTTGAAGAAAATCTAAAAGATAATCTATACAAACTGTGGAATCGGATGTCATCCGGAAGTTATTTTCCAGAACCAGTAAAAGCTGTTGCGATACCAAAAGATACAGGAGGACAAAGAACTTTATGTGTTCCTTCAGTATTCGACAGGATAGGGCAAACAGCAGCTACTATGTATCTCGAACCGTTAGTAGAGCAGGAATTTCACGAAGATTCGTATGGTTATAGACCAAACAAGTCTGCACTGGATGCGGTAAGTACAGCGTGTAAGAGATGTTGGAGAAGTGATTGGACGATAGATCTTGATATTTCTGGATTTTTCGACAATCTGGATCATGTGTTAGCACTGCAAACTATCAAGAAGCATACAGATTGCAAGTGGGTCATACTGTACGTGGAAAGGTGGATGAAAGCCCCGATTCAACTAGCAGATGGCAGTAAGGTAGTTAGGAATAAGGGAGTTCCACAAGGAGGTTCTGTAAGCCCAATCATTTCTAACATATTTATGCATCATGCATTTGATATGTGGATGAGGCAAAACTACCCAACAATACCATTTGAGAGATATGTAGATGATGCAATGGTGCACTGTAAAACCCAGAGACAGGCAAAATTCATAAAAGACAAGATCGAAGAAAGATTGGCTGAGTTTAAGCTAAAATTACATCCTGAAAAGACACAAATAGTGTACTGTAAGGATGACAATAGGAGAGATGAGTTTCCAATACAGAGCTTTGACTTTCTGGGTTACACGTTCAGACCTAGACTGGCAAAGAACAATAAAATAGGAAACTATTTTGTCTCATTTCTACCTGCAATTAGCAACAAAGCCAAGAAGAAGATCAACCAAACCATAAGGTCATGGAAAATACGTAGGCAAACATATACAACACTAGAGAAAATATCAAAGAAAATAAATCCTATAGTCCGAGGCTGGTATCAGTACTATGGCAGGTTTTATAAATCAGAGATGTATCCATCTCTCAGAAATGTAGAGTGGCACCTAGTAGGATGGGTCAGAGCCAAATATAAGAAACTTCGAAATCATGGAAGACTAGCAAAGCAATTTCTAGCAAAAGTGAGAAAGAGGTCTCCAAATATTTTCTATCACTGGACACTAGGATTGGGATCAAAAGGCTGA
- a CDS encoding helix-turn-helix domain-containing protein, with protein sequence MAANNPNFLDYKVGQKVRSCRLAKGYTQKDLASKIGTKYQVILQYEKGTRRISINKLYELAEALSTTARDLACGQEVSKRYEEEEIVRRHKEIKDQELRETFYLLTRFIRISEERSGKAVKIEVARGLVKAGVSAHVISRTTNLSISEYEEKKISIPYKVGQRIKEWRLRREYTQEDLANKVGITNQRIYEYEQGRAAVSLETLDEIAKVLSISIIDLLPESTEDENSEVGLSNLIEEYKKIESQELRDVLIKSLFEGIHVCNEKIREAKKVEVARNLIKEGISVDIISQTTGHKF encoded by the coding sequence GTGGCTGCTAATAACCCTAATTTTTTAGACTACAAAGTAGGACAGAAAGTAAGAAGTTGTAGGCTAGCGAAGGGTTACACTCAAAAGGATTTAGCAAGTAAAATCGGTACAAAATATCAGGTCATACTACAATATGAAAAAGGAACACGTAGAATTTCAATTAACAAATTATATGAGTTAGCAGAAGCATTATCAACAACTGCTAGAGATCTAGCTTGCGGACAAGAAGTATCAAAAAGGTATGAGGAAGAAGAGATAGTAAGAAGACATAAAGAAATTAAGGATCAAGAATTACGCGAAACGTTTTACTTATTAACCAGATTCATCCGTATTAGTGAGGAAAGAAGCGGAAAAGCGGTGAAAATAGAAGTAGCAAGGGGTTTAGTTAAGGCAGGAGTTTCTGCTCACGTTATCTCTCGAACAACCAATTTATCTATTAGTGAATATGAAGAGAAGAAGATTTCTATTCCGTATAAAGTAGGGCAAAGGATAAAAGAGTGGAGGTTGAGACGAGAGTATACCCAAGAAGATTTAGCAAACAAAGTCGGCATAACAAATCAAAGGATATACGAATATGAACAAGGGCGAGCTGCCGTTTCACTTGAAACATTAGATGAAATAGCAAAGGTATTATCAATCAGTATCATAGATCTACTTCCCGAATCAACAGAAGATGAAAATAGCGAAGTTGGGTTATCAAATTTGATAGAAGAATACAAAAAGATTGAGAGCCAGGAGTTACGAGATGTGCTGATCAAATCTTTGTTTGAAGGCATACATGTTTGTAATGAAAAGATTAGAGAAGCAAAGAAGGTTGAAGTTGCAAGGAATTTAATCAAAGAAGGAATTTCTGTTGATATTATCTCGCAAACGACTGGCCATAAGTTTTAA
- a CDS encoding DNA repair protein RadC — protein sequence MNNNNKSKDRREEIEFRALVSKGHALLDREIIETFLSGAHDGVEASIIAERLMDRFKGIGRISSLEIDDLKTIEGVTDSTVTAILCLKEALKRVPREELKKGPVIGGNLEKLVEYCKLKM from the coding sequence ATGAATAATAACAATAAAAGTAAAGATCGTAGAGAAGAAATAGAGTTCAGAGCATTGGTAAGCAAAGGACATGCTTTACTAGATCGTGAAATAATAGAAACGTTTCTGAGTGGAGCGCATGATGGGGTCGAAGCTAGCATTATTGCTGAAAGGCTAATGGATCGTTTTAAAGGAATAGGAAGGATTTCAAGTCTGGAAATAGATGACCTGAAAACTATAGAAGGGGTAACCGACTCTACAGTTACAGCAATTTTATGTCTTAAGGAAGCTTTAAAGAGGGTGCCGAGAGAAGAGTTAAAGAAAGGACCAGTAATAGGTGGTAACTTAGAAAAGCTCGTAGAATATTGTAAGTTGAAAATGTGA
- a CDS encoding IS110 family transposase: MVTSYQNFIGIDIGKFKNVVAIHKQKNAVKFDNDSDGWQQLFQKFSDILPNSLVTLENTGKYELGLSHFLIDKNIAVHRANTRKVKSFILSHGTVAKSDKSDARALAQYGFERHRTLSLFVPTSKEQSTLVALCQRRDDITQMRAQEKCRLEAPENDHIKESCQKTIEFFNSQIDELNNTIQKIIDESRELQQRQKILKTVPGIGSKLSQDFLCLMPELGYLGRREVASLAGVAPHPKESGKAVGYRRIIGGRSNIRSKLFTAAMSAARSKSVLGAFYSKLVESGKKKMVAITALMRKIIVIANARLKEAVNVNI, from the coding sequence ATGGTTACATCTTATCAAAATTTTATTGGCATTGACATCGGAAAATTTAAAAATGTCGTTGCAATTCACAAACAGAAGAACGCTGTCAAATTTGACAATGATTCTGATGGTTGGCAACAATTATTTCAAAAGTTTTCAGATATTCTACCTAATTCTTTAGTAACTTTGGAAAACACAGGAAAATATGAGCTTGGTTTGTCACATTTTCTTATTGACAAGAATATTGCAGTACATCGAGCTAATACTCGTAAAGTAAAAAGCTTTATCTTGTCTCACGGAACTGTAGCAAAGTCTGATAAATCAGATGCGAGGGCTCTTGCTCAATATGGATTTGAACGCCATAGAACTCTCTCTCTATTTGTACCTACATCAAAAGAACAATCAACCCTGGTTGCACTTTGTCAACGTCGTGATGACATTACGCAAATGAGAGCTCAAGAAAAATGCAGACTAGAAGCACCGGAAAATGATCATATAAAGGAAAGTTGTCAAAAAACTATAGAATTCTTTAATAGTCAAATAGATGAACTCAATAATACTATACAAAAAATTATTGATGAAAGCCGTGAGTTACAACAACGTCAAAAAATCCTTAAAACGGTTCCTGGAATAGGTTCAAAGTTATCTCAAGATTTTCTGTGTTTAATGCCAGAGCTTGGTTATTTAGGCAGAAGAGAAGTAGCAAGTCTTGCTGGAGTTGCACCTCATCCTAAGGAAAGTGGTAAAGCTGTTGGTTACCGAAGGATTATAGGCGGTAGAAGTAATATTCGTTCAAAGCTCTTTACAGCTGCCATGTCTGCTGCAAGGTCTAAATCTGTACTTGGTGCCTTTTATTCCAAGCTTGTTGAAAGTGGTAAGAAGAAGATGGTAGCTATAACAGCTCTAATGCGTAAAATTATAGTAATTGCTAATGCAAGACTTAAAGAAGCAGTCAATGTGAATATTTAA
- a CDS encoding gpW family head-tail joining protein translates to MKLQNYTNEKLKKNIVDLTQVEEAIKKLQSGERVVSIAYGDHVVRYGEVQIKDLLDLRQRIKSELKVAVKRKIVISTNKGVV, encoded by the coding sequence ATGAAGTTGCAAAATTATACAAATGAAAAATTAAAAAAAAACATAGTTGATTTAACTCAAGTAGAAGAAGCGATAAAGAAGCTACAGAGCGGAGAGAGAGTAGTATCGATTGCATATGGTGACCATGTGGTTAGGTATGGAGAAGTTCAGATAAAAGATCTATTGGACTTAAGACAACGCATTAAATCTGAATTGAAAGTCGCAGTGAAGAGAAAAATTGTTATTTCAACGAATAAAGGAGTGGTATGA
- a CDS encoding glycoside hydrolase family 25 protein — protein MRSCMVENGYPDFLEHLRYMIATATPGMLVNVVVDLSHWETNVDFKLAKEDGILGVIHKATQGLKYIDPTYVERKKAAEEEGILWGAYHFGVGENGKDQAEHFLETVGDDAEVLLALDIEENKSGKNITPKQAEDFVNRVYLITGRLPLIYGNAYFLKDFATPTLTECPLWLAKWGAEPTLPIGWKNWTLWQYTDGQTGPKPNSVEGIGPCDRNKFNGTLEELKDFWIS, from the coding sequence ATGAGAAGTTGCATGGTAGAAAATGGATACCCAGATTTTCTAGAGCATTTGAGATATATGATAGCTACTGCTACGCCAGGAATGCTTGTAAATGTAGTGGTAGACCTCTCACATTGGGAGACGAACGTGGATTTTAAATTAGCAAAAGAAGATGGAATATTGGGAGTTATTCATAAAGCAACGCAGGGGTTAAAGTACATAGATCCAACATACGTGGAAAGAAAAAAAGCTGCTGAGGAAGAAGGAATTCTCTGGGGAGCATACCATTTTGGAGTAGGAGAAAACGGAAAAGACCAAGCTGAGCATTTTTTGGAAACAGTTGGAGATGATGCTGAAGTATTACTAGCGCTTGATATAGAAGAAAATAAGAGTGGAAAGAATATAACGCCAAAACAAGCTGAAGACTTCGTTAACAGGGTTTATTTAATAACCGGACGTTTGCCACTGATTTACGGAAATGCGTATTTTCTCAAAGATTTTGCTACCCCAACTTTAACAGAATGTCCACTATGGCTAGCAAAATGGGGAGCAGAGCCAACATTACCGATAGGCTGGAAAAACTGGACTTTATGGCAATATACCGACGGTCAAACAGGTCCTAAACCAAATTCAGTAGAAGGCATAGGACCATGTGATCGAAATAAATTCAATGGGACGTTGGAAGAACTGAAAGATTTTTGGATATCATGA
- a CDS encoding phage portal protein, which produces MLLKSFKQLFHKSPKPKSSAWDAAGSGRRVMYWQGESGSINNLLSQSLEHLRSRSRDMVRKNSYAANIIDTIVSNSVGTGIKPQSKAKDAEFRKKVQELWLRWTDEADSSGINDFYGLQALVCRSMIEGGECFVRLRTRKREDGLCVPLQLQVLESEHLDNKSNQTLGNGNVIRNGIEFNRLGQREAYYLFREHPGEGSFGESVRVPANDVLHIYKPLRPGQIRGVPWLSTVLLKLYELDQYDDAELVRKKTAAMFAGFITRLDPEANILGEGEANEHGVALSGLEPGTMQLLDPGEDIKFSEPSDVGGSYEAFMKQQLRAIAVGMGITYEQLTGDLSGVNYSSIRAGLIEFRRRCAMLQHNVLVFQFCRPVWDRWLELALLSGELDIGEEWTKKGAKEVKWIAQGFDWVDPLKDQQAQQMAVRNGFKSRSEVVSELGYDVEEIDQEIAEDQRRASELGLSFDSDVQGNFNTNTEII; this is translated from the coding sequence ATGTTATTGAAATCATTCAAACAATTATTCCACAAATCACCAAAACCAAAAAGCTCAGCCTGGGACGCTGCAGGATCAGGAAGAAGAGTGATGTATTGGCAGGGAGAGTCAGGAAGCATAAATAATTTGCTGTCTCAAAGCCTTGAGCACTTACGTAGCCGCTCTCGTGATATGGTAAGAAAGAACTCCTATGCAGCAAACATCATCGATACGATAGTAAGTAACTCTGTTGGGACAGGAATAAAGCCGCAGTCAAAGGCGAAAGATGCAGAGTTTCGGAAAAAAGTGCAAGAGTTATGGCTGAGATGGACAGATGAAGCAGACAGCAGTGGGATAAATGATTTTTATGGGTTACAAGCTTTGGTCTGTAGGAGCATGATAGAGGGAGGGGAATGTTTTGTACGGCTGAGAACAAGAAAACGAGAAGATGGTCTTTGTGTACCGTTGCAACTGCAAGTACTTGAATCAGAGCATTTAGATAATAAAAGCAATCAGACGCTCGGCAATGGTAATGTAATTCGCAATGGCATTGAATTTAACCGACTTGGGCAAAGAGAAGCGTACTACCTGTTTAGAGAACATCCAGGAGAAGGCTCGTTTGGCGAATCAGTGAGAGTGCCAGCAAACGATGTTTTACATATCTATAAACCACTTAGACCTGGGCAAATTCGAGGAGTACCGTGGCTTTCTACAGTACTACTCAAACTCTACGAACTTGATCAATATGACGATGCGGAATTAGTGAGAAAGAAGACAGCAGCGATGTTTGCAGGGTTTATTACGAGACTTGATCCAGAAGCAAATATTTTAGGAGAAGGTGAAGCAAATGAGCATGGAGTAGCGCTGTCAGGCTTAGAACCTGGGACTATGCAACTTTTAGATCCAGGAGAAGATATCAAATTTTCGGAACCATCAGATGTTGGGGGAAGCTATGAAGCATTTATGAAACAGCAGCTCAGAGCAATAGCAGTAGGTATGGGGATAACGTATGAGCAGCTAACAGGAGATCTAAGTGGTGTCAATTATTCATCAATCCGAGCAGGGTTAATAGAGTTTCGCCGGAGGTGCGCGATGTTACAACATAATGTGTTAGTATTTCAATTTTGCCGTCCAGTATGGGATAGGTGGTTAGAATTAGCCCTACTCTCCGGAGAACTCGATATAGGAGAAGAATGGACAAAAAAAGGGGCAAAAGAGGTAAAATGGATAGCGCAAGGGTTTGATTGGGTAGACCCGCTGAAAGATCAGCAAGCACAGCAAATGGCGGTAAGAAATGGGTTTAAGAGTAGGTCAGAAGTAGTTTCAGAGCTAGGTTACGATGTAGAAGAAATTGATCAGGAAATTGCTGAAGATCAAAGACGTGCAAGTGAACTGGGCTTAAGTTTTGATTCTGACGTGCAAGGTAATTTTAATACTAATACTGAGATAATATAA
- a CDS encoding S49 family peptidase, producing MTWINKPMMIEQRSFDLLSLHAKKQPIFKNIKHVTRNSESGIKVIPIHGILTKKSEAFDDVLGMTSYEKIREKIEEALIDEEVETIILDIDSPGGEVNGIFDLSDFIYEARTKKRIVAIANDDAYSAAYAIASSAEKVFVSRTSGVGSIGVIASHIDQSEFDEKQGVKYTTVFAGKRKNDLNPHEPITSESLESLEGEVNRLYEMFVQLIARNRNLSMERIKSTEAGLYFGEKAIEIGLADGITIFSSINKNRSITMNEQTTTDLETDNLTKYRTEVLELIRLCNLSKMPEKIGEFIEQDVNAKQAQEILMSILAERTKKTEILSTIPQNSGEELMMQVAKSRVQSGI from the coding sequence ATGACTTGGATTAACAAGCCAATGATGATAGAGCAGAGAAGTTTTGATCTATTGTCATTACATGCAAAAAAGCAGCCGATTTTCAAAAACATAAAACATGTAACAAGAAATAGTGAAAGTGGAATAAAAGTAATACCAATACATGGAATCTTGACGAAAAAGTCAGAAGCTTTTGATGATGTGTTGGGGATGACATCGTATGAGAAGATACGTGAAAAGATAGAGGAAGCTTTAATAGATGAAGAAGTAGAAACAATAATTTTGGACATAGACAGCCCCGGAGGGGAAGTAAACGGTATATTCGACCTTTCTGACTTTATTTACGAAGCAAGGACAAAAAAGAGGATTGTGGCGATAGCAAATGATGATGCTTACTCTGCTGCGTACGCTATAGCTTCTAGCGCTGAAAAGGTATTTGTGAGCAGAACTTCAGGAGTAGGAAGCATTGGAGTAATAGCAAGCCATATAGATCAAAGTGAGTTTGATGAAAAACAGGGGGTAAAATATACCACAGTATTTGCAGGAAAGAGAAAAAACGATTTAAATCCGCATGAGCCGATAACGTCTGAAAGTCTGGAAAGCTTGGAAGGAGAGGTAAATCGCCTATATGAGATGTTTGTCCAGCTAATAGCAAGAAACCGAAATTTGTCCATGGAAAGAATCAAATCAACCGAAGCAGGGTTATATTTTGGAGAAAAAGCAATAGAGATAGGACTTGCTGATGGAATTACAATTTTTTCATCTATTAATAAAAATAGGAGTATTACTATGAATGAACAAACTACAACTGACCTAGAAACTGATAATTTAACTAAGTATCGTACTGAAGTTCTTGAATTAATACGTTTATGTAATTTATCAAAGATGCCAGAAAAGATAGGAGAATTTATTGAACAGGATGTAAATGCAAAGCAAGCCCAAGAGATATTAATGTCGATACTGGCGGAGAGAACGAAGAAGACGGAGATACTAAGTACAATACCACAGAATTCAGGAGAAGAGTTGATGATGCAGGTAGCGAAAAGTCGTGTGCAATCAGGTATTTAA
- a CDS encoding head decoration protein, producing the protein MKSISEGNNLGDLLKYEASSLYSRDQVTVAKGQNIKLGAVVAKKTDDGFIRVLNPAATDGTQTAIGVITSDVNAIENTKAVIITRIAMLADHAVVWPANITEEQKAAAIKQLEARGIIIRRGI; encoded by the coding sequence ATGAAAAGTATAAGTGAAGGAAATAATTTAGGCGATCTTCTGAAATATGAGGCATCAAGTCTATATTCAAGAGACCAAGTAACAGTAGCAAAAGGTCAAAATATTAAGCTTGGTGCAGTAGTTGCGAAGAAGACAGACGATGGTTTTATTAGGGTACTTAATCCAGCAGCAACAGATGGCACACAAACAGCAATAGGTGTAATAACAAGTGACGTAAATGCAATAGAAAACACCAAAGCAGTAATCATTACACGTATAGCAATGTTAGCAGATCATGCAGTGGTGTGGCCAGCAAATATCACTGAAGAGCAGAAAGCTGCAGCAATAAAGCAACTTGAAGCGCGGGGCATTATCATTCGTAGGGGAATTTAA